A window from Taeniopygia guttata chromosome 10, bTaeGut7.mat, whole genome shotgun sequence encodes these proteins:
- the PYGO1 gene encoding pygopus homolog 1 encodes MSAEQEKDPIALKRSRGGDTGLDGLGGPGVQLGSPDKKKRKANTQGSSFPPPSEYAPPPNPSSDHLVAANPFDDNYNTVSYKPLPSGNPYFSNPGYPGFGGYNTFRMPPHMLPRVSSPYGGSYSLRNQPHPLPQNPVGMGFSRPHSFSFGPHDNPGFGNQPPYGSGQINQNVNMSAQHFRPNPGENFGHSGQIPHPDVPANFGPGNNPNFPNSQLESNHSFVPPPNTYNQTKSSAQKQDFSQGASKASSQNTAAHQHHHRTEDVVSQGNSDLKNVTRNNVVNQDNSHSNSADNTNAGHSNGTQSKSRQPRGTAEGCNSEKSSKTPLHPSRHGHSSSEPVYPCGICTHEVNDDQDAILCEASCQKWFHRICTGMTESAYGLLTAEASAVWGCDTCMADKDVQLMRTRETAGPPALNTEG; translated from the exons ATGTCAGCGGAACAGGAGAAGGACCCCATCGCGCTGAAGAGATCCCGAG GTGGTGACACTGGATTGGATGGGTTAGGAGGACCAGGAGTTCAGCTTGGAAGCCCTGATAAGAAAAAGCGCAAAGCAAATACACAG gGGTCGTCATTTCCTCCTCCATCTGAATATGCTCCACCACCGAACCCAAGCTCTGACCACCTTGTAGCTGCAAATCCATTTGATGACAACTATAATACTGTGTCTTATAAACCACTTCCTTCAGGAAATCCATATTTTAGTAATCCTGGTTATCCTGGTTTTGGAGGCTATAACACTTTCAGAATGCCACCTCACATGCTGCCCAGAGTGTCCTCACCATATGGTGGTTCTTACTCCCTCAGAAACCAACCACATCCTCTTCCTCAAAACCCTGTTGGCATGGGTTTTAGTCGACCCCACTCTTTCAGCTTTGGTCCACATGATAATCCAGGTTTTGGGAATCAACCACCTTATGGCAGTGGTCAGATAAATCAAAATGTCAATATGTCTGCTCAGCATTTCAGACCAAATCCTGGGGAGAACTTTGGCCATTCTGGTCAGATACCTCACCCTGATGTGCCAGCTAACTTTGGTCCTGGAAACAATCCAAATTTTCCAAATTCTCAGCTAGAGTCAAACCATTCTTTTGTTCCTCCACCAAATACGTACAACCAGACAAAATCATCAGCACAAAAGCAAGACTTTAGTCAAGGTGCAAGCAAAGCATCCAGCCAGAACACTGCTGCTCATCAGCATCATCACAGGACAGAGGATGTTGTGAGTCAAGGTAACAGTGACCTGAAAAATGTTACTCGAAACAATGTGGTAAATCAGGATAACAGCCATTCTAACAGTGCTGATAACACCAATGCTGGCCACTCAAATGGGACTCAGAGCAAGTCCCGCCAGCCTCGAGGTACTGCTGAAGGATGCAACTctgaaaagagcagcaaaacaccCCTCCATCCCAGTCGTCATGGACACTCGTCCTCTGAACCTGTCTACCCGTGTGGAATTTGTACACACGAAGTCAATGATGACCAGGATGCCATCCTGTGTGAAGCCTCTTGTCAGAAATGGTTCCATCGGATCTGTACAGGCATGACAGAGTCAGCCTATGGCCTTCTCACGGCAGAGGCATCGGCAGTGTGGGGCTGTGACACTTGCATGGCTGACAAGGATGTGCAGCTAATGCGCACGAGAGAGACTGCAGGACCACCTGCACTGAACACAGAAGGCTGA